A section of the Enterobacter sp. C2 genome encodes:
- a CDS encoding phage portal protein: protein MAETDYSIDLRTRSPFWARMASILTGGRLVTPDNGSQMAGTSAHGTVGESVVSDERNMSISTVWACIRLISTVTASLPLDVFETIDDQRKKVDNTNPLAKLLRFRPNNFMTALEFREAMTMQLCAYGNAYAHLERNSVGDVISMLPLLSANMDVRLDGKNVIYRYRRDSEYVDFRAKEIFHLKGFGFNGLVGLSPLAFSAKSAGVAIAMEDNQREFFANGAKSPQILMTDGKVLTKEQRGQLEENFKEIAGGPVRKRLWILESGFTTQPIGISPQDAQMLEARKFQVAELARFYGVPPHLVGDVEKTTSWGSGIEQQNLGFLQYTLKPYLDRWEYSIERWLVKESDQGKLHAEHNLDGLLRGDSASRAAFMQTMVNTGIRTVNEVRRLDNLPPLPGGDVATRQSQNVPITDLGSSKEPRTDGA, encoded by the coding sequence ATGGCAGAAACCGACTACAGCATTGACCTGCGGACACGTTCGCCATTCTGGGCGCGCATGGCCTCTATTCTTACCGGTGGCCGCCTGGTCACACCGGATAACGGCTCGCAGATGGCGGGCACATCAGCTCACGGCACCGTCGGGGAATCGGTGGTGAGCGATGAGCGCAACATGTCGATCAGCACCGTGTGGGCCTGTATAAGGCTCATCTCAACCGTAACCGCATCTTTACCGCTGGACGTTTTTGAAACCATCGATGATCAGCGCAAGAAGGTCGATAACACCAACCCGCTGGCGAAGCTTCTCCGCTTCCGGCCAAACAATTTCATGACCGCGCTTGAGTTTCGCGAGGCGATGACAATGCAGCTCTGCGCCTACGGCAATGCCTACGCACATCTGGAGCGAAACAGCGTCGGCGATGTCATCAGCATGCTGCCGCTGCTGAGTGCAAATATGGATGTCCGGCTCGACGGTAAAAATGTCATCTACCGGTACCGGCGTGACAGCGAGTATGTGGACTTCAGGGCGAAAGAAATATTTCACCTTAAAGGCTTCGGTTTTAACGGTCTGGTCGGGTTGTCGCCGCTGGCGTTCAGCGCCAAATCTGCAGGCGTGGCGATCGCCATGGAAGATAACCAGCGGGAGTTTTTCGCCAACGGTGCGAAGTCCCCTCAAATCCTGATGACTGATGGCAAGGTGCTGACTAAAGAGCAGCGCGGCCAGCTGGAGGAAAACTTCAAGGAGATTGCCGGTGGCCCGGTGAGAAAACGCCTCTGGATCCTTGAGAGCGGATTCACCACGCAGCCTATCGGCATCTCGCCGCAGGACGCGCAGATGCTTGAAGCACGAAAGTTTCAGGTGGCAGAGCTGGCCCGCTTCTACGGTGTACCGCCGCACCTGGTGGGTGATGTTGAAAAGACCACATCCTGGGGCAGTGGTATTGAACAGCAGAACCTCGGGTTCCTGCAGTACACCCTGAAACCCTATCTCGATCGCTGGGAGTACAGCATTGAGCGCTGGCTGGTCAAGGAGTCTGATCAGGGCAAGCTCCACGCCGAGCATAACCTCGACGGGCTGCTTCGCGGGGATTCAGCAAGCCGCGCCGCCTTCATGCAAACGATGGTCAACACCGGGATCCGCACCGTTAACGAGGTGCGGCGACTGGATAACCTTCCGCCATTGCCCGGTGGTGATGTGGCGACCCGCCAGTCGCAGAACGTACCCATTACCGATCTCGGATCAAGCAAAGAGCCCCGCACTGACGGGGCTTAA
- a CDS encoding HK97 family phage prohead protease has translation MPDIHKTLAFDQTEIKFTGDGSKGTFEGYASVFNNTDSDGDIILPGAFAGVVANQSRKVAMFFNHQTRAIPVGKWDAMHEDDKGLFVRGQLTPGLSISEDLKAAMQHGTVEGMSVGFSVGPDDYSVGTTGLIFKNISYLREISVCTFPANELAGVTAMKSIDGIKSIRDAEAWLRDSVGLTRAEAQAFIARVKSAGRSESGSGDIDALAQRITSFAANLRNN, from the coding sequence ATGCCTGATATTCACAAGACGCTGGCGTTCGACCAGACCGAAATTAAGTTCACCGGCGACGGCAGCAAGGGGACATTTGAAGGGTACGCCTCGGTATTCAACAACACGGACTCCGACGGCGACATCATTTTACCCGGCGCGTTCGCTGGCGTGGTCGCTAACCAGAGTCGTAAGGTGGCGATGTTCTTTAACCACCAGACGCGCGCCATCCCGGTCGGCAAGTGGGATGCCATGCACGAAGACGATAAGGGGCTGTTTGTTCGCGGGCAGCTCACGCCCGGTCTGAGCATCTCTGAAGATCTGAAAGCCGCCATGCAGCACGGAACCGTCGAAGGCATGTCGGTGGGGTTCTCTGTCGGCCCGGATGATTACTCTGTCGGTACCACTGGCCTCATCTTCAAAAACATTTCTTATCTGCGGGAAATCAGCGTCTGCACATTCCCGGCCAACGAGCTGGCGGGCGTTACCGCCATGAAAAGTATCGACGGCATCAAATCCATTCGTGACGCGGAGGCCTGGCTGAGGGATTCAGTCGGCCTGACGCGCGCTGAAGCGCAGGCATTTATCGCCCGCGTGAAGTCCGCAGGCCGGAGTGAGTCCGGTAGCGGCGACATTGACGCGCTGGCACAGCGCATAACTTCCTTTGCCGCTAACCTGCGGAACAATTAA